In Brachybacterium fresconis, the genomic stretch CGCTCTACCGGCGAGATGCTCCGCCAACGCAGGGACCGAGGGCGCGAGGTCATGACGGCATCGACGACCGGTGCGCCGGCGATCCGGGTGCAGGGGTTAGAGAAGGCGTACGGGAAGATTTCCGTGCTGCGTGGGGTGGACTTCGAGGTCGAGCGCGGGAGCATCTTCGCCCTGCTCGGCTCCAACGGGGCGGGCAAGACCACGGCCGTGCGCATTCTGTCCACGCTGCTGACGCCCGACGCGGGCGAGGCGAGCATCAACGGCTTCGACCTCGCGACCGAACCGGCGCAGGTGCGGGAGTCGATCAGCCTCACGGGGCAGTTCGCCGCCGTGGACGAGATCCTCACCGGGCGGGAGAACCTGGTCCTCGTCGCACGTCTCCGACACCTGGAGAGCCCCGGAGCCGTCGCCGATGACCTGCTCGAACGGTTCGTGCTGACCGAGGCGGGAGACAGAAGGGCCGCGACCTACTCAGGTGGGATGCGCCGACGGCTGGACATCGCGATGAGCCTCATCGGGGATCCGCC encodes the following:
- a CDS encoding ABC transporter ATP-binding protein; translated protein: MTASTTGAPAIRVQGLEKAYGKISVLRGVDFEVERGSIFALLGSNGAGKTTAVRILSTLLTPDAGEASINGFDLATEPAQVRESISLTGQFAAVDEILTGRENLVLVARLRHLESPGAVADDLLERFVLTEAGDRRAATYSGGMRRRLDIAMSLIGDPPIVFLDEPTTGLDPERRIEVWRAIEKLAASGTTVLLTTQYLDEAEELADRIAILHQGRIIVAGSLDELTRLLPPATVEYVEKQPSLEDIFLTLVGDRGPEDTSGAPAAEPGKK